The following coding sequences lie in one Carassius carassius chromosome 1, fCarCar2.1, whole genome shotgun sequence genomic window:
- the LOC132148895 gene encoding formin-like protein 1 isoform X1 — translation MGNAAGGLEQVDGTEAKGSTGGSNAAPTTSKKKCAPTKLPMPPEEELEERFSVVLSSMNLPPDKTKLLSQYDNEKKWELVCDQERFQVKNPPSAYLTKIKSYYQDQGGVARRFKKRVQESTQVLRELEISLRTNHIGWAQEFLNEENQGLDVLVDYLSYAQSDAPFEVESVENGGSVSDNRRLSERSVEDLAKNVNHSSTHGVGRAARALTVRISNLTHSRKTMRNARLATQRDDVHLCIMCLRAIMNYQSGFNLVMTHPRCVNEITLSLNNKNPRTKALVLELLAAVCLVRGGHDIIISAFDNFKEVSGEKNRFEKLMEYFMYDDSNIDFMVACMQFINIVVHSVENMNFRVHLQYEFTQLGLDQYLESLKEMESEKLQVQIQAYLDNVFDVGALLEDAENKGEIMEHLTELQETNAQLNARLQEYENGAMEKMAELEQQLMQATKESALLKESLRESCAQVSTLQQREREREIQREREREQERLSQPSQVERERIRKASEKESVLEEKLRGLEEKGLVRLERTASGSLDIEVIPVTIEKIVPQTVTVSDPASQMPSPPAAAPPPPPPPPPPPGAAAPPPPPPPPPPPGCEGIPPPPPPPPPGGGPPPPPPPPGFGPPPPPGAPPAPGAETGEGPKERKPVQPKFRMPLLNWQALKPNQVTGTVFSELNDEQLLGELNMDVFAEVFRTKAQGPPTDISKLKVKVAEKAPSKVSLLEANKAKNLAITLRKGGMSPNDICIAIERYDQQSLSLDFLELLERFIPSEYEMKLLQNYEKEGRSLEDLSDEDRFISRFGKIPRLAQRINTLTFMGNFPESMKRLQPQLDAIIAASVSLKSSSKLKKMLEIILAFGNYMNSSKRGAAYGFRLQSLDLLLDTKSTDRTQTLMHFIANMVQEKYPELASFHTELRFVDKAAVGKTYHSYCTNIYIGYIVSSLSHCFVISVSLDSVLQDVRSLERGMEGTKKEFLVQDDIPALKEFVKANSDMLDLLVKDGKTAQEAYTSVVEYYGENPKTTQPSMFFPLFVRFIKAYKQAEQDNELKKKQELAAEEQATPSPKKKDSTPQKGPMMPKMPQMDLIAELKKRQVKPQVTDGAIEGIITDLRNSPYRRADGRRANPRQEN, via the exons ATGGGTAACGCAGCCGGCGGGTTGGAGCAGGTGGATGGGACTGAGGCCAAAGGCTCAACAGGAGGCTCAAACGCTGCTCCCACCACATCCAAAAAGAAATGTGCCCCTACTAAACTACCCATGCCTCCTGAAGAAGAGCTAGAAGAACGCTTCAGTGTGGTTTTG AGCTCCATGAATCTGCCTCCTGACAAGACGAAGCTTCTGAGTCAGTATGACAATGAGAAGAAATGGGAGCTGGTCTGCGATCAG GAGCGATTTCAGGTGAAAAACCCTCCCTCCGCTTACCTGACTAAAATCAAGAGCTACTACCAGGACCAGGGTGGAGTGGCGCGCAGG TTCAAGAAACGTGTGCAGGAGTCAACTCAAGTCCTGAGAGAGCTGGAGATCTCGCTGAGAACCAATCACATTGG GTGGGCTCAGGAGTTTCTGAACGAGGAAAACCAAGGCTTGGATGTCCTGGTGGACTACTTGTCTTATGCACAAAGTGATGCGCC GTTTGAGGTGGAATCTGTGGAAAACGGCGGATCTGTATCAGACAACAGAAGGTTGTCAGAGAGATCAGTGGAGGATCTAGCCAAAAATGTGAACCATTCTTCCACACATGGCGTGGGCAGAGCGGCCCGTGCACTCACTGTCCG AATAAGTAACTTGACCCATAGCAGAAAAACTATGCGAAACGCCCGATTGGCCACCCAAAGAGATGACGTTCACCTCTGCATTATGTGTCTGCGTGCTATCATGAATTATCAG tCTGGGTTCAATTTAGTCATGACTCACCCCAGATGTGTCAATGAAATTACTCTCAGCCTCAACAACAAAAACCCCAG GACTAAGGCTCTTGTGCTGGAGCTGTTGGCTGCAGTGTGTCTGGTTCGAGGAGGACATGACATTATCATCTCAGCCTTTGATAACTTTAAAGAA GTGAGTGGAGAGAAGAACCGCTTTGAGAAGCTAATGGAGTACTTCATGTATGACGACAGCAATATAGACTTCATG GTGGCTTGCATGCAGTTCATAAACATTGTGGTCCACTCAGTGGAGAACATGAACTTCCGTGTGCACCTTCAGTATGAGTTTACCCAGCTGGGTCTCGACCAGTACTTAGAG TCCTTAAAGGAGATGGAAAGTGAGAAGTTGCAAGTACAGATCCAGGCGTACTTGGATAATGTGTTTGATGTTGGAGCTCTGCTGGAGGATGCAGAAAATAAAGGGGAAATAATGGAGCATTTAACAGAACTGCAGGAGACCAATGCACAG CTGAATGCCAGATTGCAGGAATATGAGAATGGAGCAATGGAAAAAATGGCAGAACTAGAGCAACAACTAATGCAGGCCACTAAAGAGTCAGCACTGCTTAAG GAGAGTTTGCGAGAGTCCTGTGCCCAAGTAAGCACCTTGCAGCAGCGAGAACGAGAAAGAgagattcagagagagagagaacgagagcagGAGCGTCTGTCACAGCCCTCACaggtagagagagaaagaatcaGAAAGGCGAGTGAAAAGGAGTCCGTACTGGAGGAGAAGCTGAGGGGACTGGAGGAGAAGGGCCTAGTACGACTGGAGCGCACAGCCTCTGGAAGCTTGGACATCGAAGTGATTCCAGTCACCATAGAGAAAATTGTCCCTCAAACAG TGACTGTGTCAGATCCAGCTTCTCAAATGCCGTCCCCTCCAGCCGCAGCACCCCCTCcacctccaccacctcctcctccacctggAGCTGCGGcgccccctcctcctcctcctccacctcctcctcctggaTGTGAAGGTATTCCacctccccctcctcctcctcctcctggtggaggtcctcCACCACCCCCACCTCCACCTGGCTTTGGACCACCACCCCCTCCAGGAGCTCCTCCTGCCCCTGGGGCTGAAACAGGGGAAG GACCAAAGGAACGTAAACCAGTTCAACCAAAGTTTAGGATGCCTCTGTTGAACTGGCAGGCCTTGAAGCCCAATCAAGTGACAGGAACGGTGTTTAGCGAGCTGAATGATGAGCAACTGTTAGGG gaGCTGAATATGGATGTATTTGCAGAAGTGTTTAGAACCAAGGCTCAAGGTCCTCCAACAGATATCTCTAAGCTCAAGGTTAAGGTGGCTGAGAAGGCACCTAGTAAGGTGTCCCTGTTGGAGGCAAACAAAGCCAAAAACCTTGCTATCACCCTCCGCAAGGGAGGCATGAGCCCCAATGACATCTGCATAGCCATTGAGAG ATATGATCAGCAGTCTCTGAGTCTGGACTTTCTGGAGCTTCTGGAACGTTTTATCCCATCGGAGTATGAGATGAAGCTACTGCAGAACTACGAGAAGGAAGGGCGGTCACTAGAGGACCTGAGCGACGAGGACCGATTCATAAGCCGCTTTGGTAAAATCCCACGCCTTGCTCAGCGGATCAACACCCTTACTTTCATGGGCAACTTCCCAGAGAGCATGAAACGTCTGCAGCCG CAACTAGATGCAATCATTGCAGCTTCCGTGTCCCTCAAGTCTTCATCAAAGCTGAAGAAGATGTTAGAG ATCATCTTGGCTTTTGGGAACTACATGAACAGCAGTAAAAGAGGAGCAGCGTATGGGTTCCGTCTGCAGAGCCTTGATCTG CTGTTGGACACTAAGTCCACAGACCGCACACAGACTTTGATGCACTTCATTGCGAATATGGTGCAGGAGAAATACCCTGAGCTTGCCTCCTTCCACACTGAACTCCGCTTTGTAGACAAGGCTGCTGTGGGTAAGACGTACCATAGTTACTGTACAAACATATATATAGGATACATAGTCTCTTCTCTTTCTCACTGCTTTGTTATCTCAGTGTCTTTGGACAGTGTGCTCCAGGATGTGAGATCTCTGGAGAGAGGGATGGAAGGGACCAAGAAGGAGTTCCTGGTGCAGGACGACATCCCGGCGCTGAAAGAGTTTGTAAAGGCTAACAGTGATATGTTAGACTTGCTTGTGAAAGATGGCAAGACAGCACAG GAGGCATACACGTCTGTAGTGGAGTACTACGGAGAGAATCCGAAGACGACACAGCCTTCCATGTTCTTCCCACTCTTCGTCAGGTTTATAAAAGCTTATAAG CAAGCAGAACAAGacaatgaactgaagaagaaacaAGAGCTTGCAGCAGAAGAACAGGCGACTCCTTCCCCAAAGAAGAAAGATAGCACTCCACAAAAG GGTCCCATGATGCCCAAAATGCCTCAGATGGACCTGATTGCAGAGCTGAAGAAAAGGCAGGTGAAGCCCCAAGTCACAGACGGGGCAATCGAGGGCATTATAACAG ATTTGAGAAATTCACCCTACAGAAGAGCTGATGGTCGGAGAGCAAATCCACGACAAGAAAACTGA
- the LOC132148895 gene encoding formin-like protein 1 isoform X2: MGNAAGGLEQVDGTEAKGSTGGSNAAPTTSKKKCAPTKLPMPPEEELEERFSVVLSSMNLPPDKTKLLSQYDNEKKWELVCDQERFQVKNPPSAYLTKIKSYYQDQGGVARRFKKRVQESTQVLRELEISLRTNHIGWAQEFLNEENQGLDVLVDYLSYAQSDAPFEVESVENGGSVSDNRRLSERSVEDLAKNVNHSSTHGVGRAARALTVRISNLTHSRKTMRNARLATQRDDVHLCIMCLRAIMNYQSGFNLVMTHPRCVNEITLSLNNKNPRTKALVLELLAAVCLVRGGHDIIISAFDNFKEVSGEKNRFEKLMEYFMYDDSNIDFMVACMQFINIVVHSVENMNFRVHLQYEFTQLGLDQYLESLKEMESEKLQVQIQAYLDNVFDVGALLEDAENKGEIMEHLTELQETNAQLNARLQEYENGAMEKMAELEQQLMQATKESALLKESLRESCAQVSTLQQREREREIQREREREQERLSQPSQVERERIRKASEKESVLEEKLRGLEEKGLVRLERTASGSLDIEVIPVTIEKIVPQTVTVSDPASQMPSPPAAAPPPPPPPPPPPGAAAPPPPPPPPPPPGCEGIPPPPPPPPPGGGPPPPPPPPGFGPPPPPGAPPAPGAETGEGPKERKPVQPKFRMPLLNWQALKPNQVTGTVFSELNDEQLLGELNMDVFAEVFRTKAQGPPTDISKLKVKVAEKAPSKVSLLEANKAKNLAITLRKGGMSPNDICIAIERYDQQSLSLDFLELLERFIPSEYEMKLLQNYEKEGRSLEDLSDEDRFISRFGKIPRLAQRINTLTFMGNFPESMKRLQPQLDAIIAASVSLKSSSKLKKMLEIILAFGNYMNSSKRGAAYGFRLQSLDLLLDTKSTDRTQTLMHFIANMVQEKYPELASFHTELRFVDKAAVVSLDSVLQDVRSLERGMEGTKKEFLVQDDIPALKEFVKANSDMLDLLVKDGKTAQEAYTSVVEYYGENPKTTQPSMFFPLFVRFIKAYKQAEQDNELKKKQELAAEEQATPSPKKKDSTPQKGPMMPKMPQMDLIAELKKRQVKPQVTDGAIEGIITDLRNSPYRRADGRRANPRQEN, encoded by the exons ATGGGTAACGCAGCCGGCGGGTTGGAGCAGGTGGATGGGACTGAGGCCAAAGGCTCAACAGGAGGCTCAAACGCTGCTCCCACCACATCCAAAAAGAAATGTGCCCCTACTAAACTACCCATGCCTCCTGAAGAAGAGCTAGAAGAACGCTTCAGTGTGGTTTTG AGCTCCATGAATCTGCCTCCTGACAAGACGAAGCTTCTGAGTCAGTATGACAATGAGAAGAAATGGGAGCTGGTCTGCGATCAG GAGCGATTTCAGGTGAAAAACCCTCCCTCCGCTTACCTGACTAAAATCAAGAGCTACTACCAGGACCAGGGTGGAGTGGCGCGCAGG TTCAAGAAACGTGTGCAGGAGTCAACTCAAGTCCTGAGAGAGCTGGAGATCTCGCTGAGAACCAATCACATTGG GTGGGCTCAGGAGTTTCTGAACGAGGAAAACCAAGGCTTGGATGTCCTGGTGGACTACTTGTCTTATGCACAAAGTGATGCGCC GTTTGAGGTGGAATCTGTGGAAAACGGCGGATCTGTATCAGACAACAGAAGGTTGTCAGAGAGATCAGTGGAGGATCTAGCCAAAAATGTGAACCATTCTTCCACACATGGCGTGGGCAGAGCGGCCCGTGCACTCACTGTCCG AATAAGTAACTTGACCCATAGCAGAAAAACTATGCGAAACGCCCGATTGGCCACCCAAAGAGATGACGTTCACCTCTGCATTATGTGTCTGCGTGCTATCATGAATTATCAG tCTGGGTTCAATTTAGTCATGACTCACCCCAGATGTGTCAATGAAATTACTCTCAGCCTCAACAACAAAAACCCCAG GACTAAGGCTCTTGTGCTGGAGCTGTTGGCTGCAGTGTGTCTGGTTCGAGGAGGACATGACATTATCATCTCAGCCTTTGATAACTTTAAAGAA GTGAGTGGAGAGAAGAACCGCTTTGAGAAGCTAATGGAGTACTTCATGTATGACGACAGCAATATAGACTTCATG GTGGCTTGCATGCAGTTCATAAACATTGTGGTCCACTCAGTGGAGAACATGAACTTCCGTGTGCACCTTCAGTATGAGTTTACCCAGCTGGGTCTCGACCAGTACTTAGAG TCCTTAAAGGAGATGGAAAGTGAGAAGTTGCAAGTACAGATCCAGGCGTACTTGGATAATGTGTTTGATGTTGGAGCTCTGCTGGAGGATGCAGAAAATAAAGGGGAAATAATGGAGCATTTAACAGAACTGCAGGAGACCAATGCACAG CTGAATGCCAGATTGCAGGAATATGAGAATGGAGCAATGGAAAAAATGGCAGAACTAGAGCAACAACTAATGCAGGCCACTAAAGAGTCAGCACTGCTTAAG GAGAGTTTGCGAGAGTCCTGTGCCCAAGTAAGCACCTTGCAGCAGCGAGAACGAGAAAGAgagattcagagagagagagaacgagagcagGAGCGTCTGTCACAGCCCTCACaggtagagagagaaagaatcaGAAAGGCGAGTGAAAAGGAGTCCGTACTGGAGGAGAAGCTGAGGGGACTGGAGGAGAAGGGCCTAGTACGACTGGAGCGCACAGCCTCTGGAAGCTTGGACATCGAAGTGATTCCAGTCACCATAGAGAAAATTGTCCCTCAAACAG TGACTGTGTCAGATCCAGCTTCTCAAATGCCGTCCCCTCCAGCCGCAGCACCCCCTCcacctccaccacctcctcctccacctggAGCTGCGGcgccccctcctcctcctcctccacctcctcctcctggaTGTGAAGGTATTCCacctccccctcctcctcctcctcctggtggaggtcctcCACCACCCCCACCTCCACCTGGCTTTGGACCACCACCCCCTCCAGGAGCTCCTCCTGCCCCTGGGGCTGAAACAGGGGAAG GACCAAAGGAACGTAAACCAGTTCAACCAAAGTTTAGGATGCCTCTGTTGAACTGGCAGGCCTTGAAGCCCAATCAAGTGACAGGAACGGTGTTTAGCGAGCTGAATGATGAGCAACTGTTAGGG gaGCTGAATATGGATGTATTTGCAGAAGTGTTTAGAACCAAGGCTCAAGGTCCTCCAACAGATATCTCTAAGCTCAAGGTTAAGGTGGCTGAGAAGGCACCTAGTAAGGTGTCCCTGTTGGAGGCAAACAAAGCCAAAAACCTTGCTATCACCCTCCGCAAGGGAGGCATGAGCCCCAATGACATCTGCATAGCCATTGAGAG ATATGATCAGCAGTCTCTGAGTCTGGACTTTCTGGAGCTTCTGGAACGTTTTATCCCATCGGAGTATGAGATGAAGCTACTGCAGAACTACGAGAAGGAAGGGCGGTCACTAGAGGACCTGAGCGACGAGGACCGATTCATAAGCCGCTTTGGTAAAATCCCACGCCTTGCTCAGCGGATCAACACCCTTACTTTCATGGGCAACTTCCCAGAGAGCATGAAACGTCTGCAGCCG CAACTAGATGCAATCATTGCAGCTTCCGTGTCCCTCAAGTCTTCATCAAAGCTGAAGAAGATGTTAGAG ATCATCTTGGCTTTTGGGAACTACATGAACAGCAGTAAAAGAGGAGCAGCGTATGGGTTCCGTCTGCAGAGCCTTGATCTG CTGTTGGACACTAAGTCCACAGACCGCACACAGACTTTGATGCACTTCATTGCGAATATGGTGCAGGAGAAATACCCTGAGCTTGCCTCCTTCCACACTGAACTCCGCTTTGTAGACAAGGCTGCTGTGG TGTCTTTGGACAGTGTGCTCCAGGATGTGAGATCTCTGGAGAGAGGGATGGAAGGGACCAAGAAGGAGTTCCTGGTGCAGGACGACATCCCGGCGCTGAAAGAGTTTGTAAAGGCTAACAGTGATATGTTAGACTTGCTTGTGAAAGATGGCAAGACAGCACAG GAGGCATACACGTCTGTAGTGGAGTACTACGGAGAGAATCCGAAGACGACACAGCCTTCCATGTTCTTCCCACTCTTCGTCAGGTTTATAAAAGCTTATAAG CAAGCAGAACAAGacaatgaactgaagaagaaacaAGAGCTTGCAGCAGAAGAACAGGCGACTCCTTCCCCAAAGAAGAAAGATAGCACTCCACAAAAG GGTCCCATGATGCCCAAAATGCCTCAGATGGACCTGATTGCAGAGCTGAAGAAAAGGCAGGTGAAGCCCCAAGTCACAGACGGGGCAATCGAGGGCATTATAACAG ATTTGAGAAATTCACCCTACAGAAGAGCTGATGGTCGGAGAGCAAATCCACGACAAGAAAACTGA